A region from the Geobacter benzoatilyticus genome encodes:
- a CDS encoding flagellar hook-length control protein FliK — protein sequence MIITQDITRIVQALLKDTTGSLVEGTWQSLTPLNLTPGQMVHGEVMANLANSRYLVRIANELLHMELPLNLQPGQAVELTYVTDEPRLLFTLSKSGNSPIPVQISDTGRWLNNLAQEAGDAPAAAPLPRPSLVINGPPRNSAMLAEGLKNVLTRSGVFYESHLSQWVQGEHPLTGLLQEPQGKLSPLAARLPVDGTLLLTPQGATAAQAPSAAPQAQVATAEALPAGQAVPPDSSRTAQAEAAPPPQRGTESPTGGPPRQGGAPDGTGSTTATPQGGQAPAPESRDALPHAPTPTTQQNQPAAPSRPGEQPVPAQPQQAGASASPQPAPAGEAPPPSPQPATATAADPQAKPPGETTVGPPPSQIPVKAQETQPRDTMLLRPAVGEQTPSAPAPDPRATAGPVPLPDNAPAHAAAKGAATPSPSTAIQDTGMRTAIPSETVPADRAGAGRPMTPPAPSGVEPQTISLIKEQLATLTTGVFLWQGQVWPGQDMEWKVEEREAEGGKGERAWQTEVSVELPSLGAIRATLRSGKEGIAVVLAAEEGRTAEVLASRQEGLEERFGAAGLRLGGFVVRDGTQ from the coding sequence ATGATCATCACCCAGGACATAACAAGGATTGTCCAGGCACTGCTCAAGGATACCACCGGTTCCCTGGTGGAGGGCACCTGGCAGTCGCTCACCCCACTCAACCTCACTCCGGGGCAGATGGTTCACGGCGAGGTGATGGCAAATCTCGCCAATAGCCGCTACCTGGTGCGAATCGCCAACGAGCTCCTCCACATGGAGCTCCCCCTCAACCTGCAGCCGGGGCAAGCGGTGGAACTCACCTATGTCACCGACGAACCCCGCCTGCTCTTCACCCTGTCGAAATCGGGCAACTCTCCGATACCGGTGCAGATCAGCGACACGGGACGCTGGCTCAACAATCTGGCCCAGGAGGCCGGCGACGCCCCTGCCGCAGCGCCCCTGCCGCGCCCGTCCCTCGTCATAAACGGCCCTCCGCGCAATTCGGCCATGCTTGCCGAAGGCTTGAAGAATGTCCTCACCCGCAGCGGCGTTTTTTACGAATCGCACCTGTCCCAGTGGGTACAGGGGGAACATCCCCTCACAGGACTCCTCCAGGAGCCCCAGGGAAAGCTCTCGCCTCTCGCGGCAAGGCTTCCGGTCGACGGCACACTGCTGCTGACGCCCCAGGGCGCCACGGCCGCCCAGGCTCCTTCCGCGGCACCGCAAGCCCAGGTCGCCACGGCCGAAGCGCTCCCCGCCGGGCAGGCAGTGCCCCCGGATTCCTCCCGCACCGCTCAGGCAGAGGCAGCGCCCCCCCCGCAGAGAGGAACCGAATCCCCCACAGGCGGTCCACCCCGGCAGGGGGGAGCACCGGACGGCACCGGCTCCACGACCGCCACGCCCCAAGGAGGGCAGGCTCCGGCGCCCGAATCAAGAGATGCGCTCCCCCATGCCCCCACGCCGACGACGCAGCAGAACCAGCCGGCAGCCCCTTCGCGCCCCGGCGAGCAGCCGGTACCGGCCCAGCCCCAGCAGGCAGGCGCATCCGCATCTCCCCAACCGGCCCCGGCCGGGGAAGCGCCGCCGCCATCTCCGCAGCCGGCCACGGCTACGGCCGCAGATCCGCAAGCCAAACCTCCGGGGGAAACCACAGTTGGACCGCCCCCATCGCAGATTCCAGTCAAGGCCCAGGAGACTCAGCCGCGGGACACCATGCTCCTTCGCCCGGCAGTGGGGGAGCAGACCCCCTCCGCGCCTGCTCCGGACCCCCGCGCGACAGCCGGGCCGGTCCCTCTGCCCGACAACGCGCCTGCCCATGCCGCCGCCAAGGGTGCCGCCACGCCATCGCCATCAACAGCAATACAGGACACGGGCATGAGAACGGCGATACCAAGCGAAACGGTTCCTGCCGACCGGGCAGGCGCGGGACGCCCCATGACGCCTCCCGCGCCGTCGGGGGTCGAGCCTCAGACCATATCCCTCATCAAGGAACAGCTCGCCACCCTCACCACCGGCGTTTTCCTGTGGCAGGGGCAGGTCTGGCCCGGACAGGACATGGAATGGAAAGTGGAAGAACGGGAAGCCGAGGGCGGAAAGGGAGAGAGAGCATGGCAGACGGAAGTTTCCGTTGAACTGCCGAGCCTGGGAGCCATCAGGGCAACCCTTCGCTCGGGCAAGGAGGGCATTGCCGTGGTTCTGGCAGCGGAAGAAGGCCGGACTGCCGAGGTTCTCGCCTCCAGGCAGGAGGGCCTGGAGGAGCGATTCGGCGCCGCCGGCCTGCGGCTCGGCGGCTTTGTGGTGAGAGATGGAACACAGTGA
- a CDS encoding BamA/TamA family outer membrane protein, which produces MSLLTACTTMVPRERLPYPLTDESFGDPVKVVTIPLPVIATSPNEGAILGGLTAFLLHNDRDEVNTLIAPQVNFNENFGTTFSLYGAFFPLPSRNWEFNLSKSTNVNEDYEVKFRDKTLLDGKLETTAFLYKFSDGSARFYGFQSDSRQENETNYADKEYGITAGVGYDIARNFQILFGERFRRVSIKEGAVEKVPSIHDLFTEGQVPGITGFTTHAQKLSLIFNTLDSRDMPTRGLFAKATFETSSELLGSDVDYNHYEVELKGYLPLNEARYISVARFAYNQTLGNKVPFLERSILGGETTLRGYGRNRFIDSSYLLCNLEERIRLFRWSVFDVTTDWEVAPFIDLGAVMESLDQARKSSFEFNPGIGFRAVVRPNIVGRVDIGVGSEGPAVFVGLGYPF; this is translated from the coding sequence ATGTCCCTTCTGACCGCATGCACCACCATGGTCCCCCGGGAAAGGCTCCCCTACCCCCTTACCGATGAAAGCTTCGGGGACCCGGTAAAAGTAGTGACCATCCCGCTGCCGGTCATCGCCACAAGCCCCAATGAAGGCGCCATCCTCGGCGGCCTCACCGCCTTTCTCCTCCACAACGACCGGGACGAAGTCAACACCCTCATAGCCCCCCAGGTAAACTTCAACGAAAACTTCGGCACCACCTTCTCCCTTTACGGCGCCTTCTTTCCGCTCCCCAGCCGCAACTGGGAATTCAACCTCTCCAAATCCACCAACGTCAACGAGGACTACGAGGTAAAATTCCGCGACAAGACCCTCTTGGACGGCAAACTGGAGACGACCGCCTTCCTCTACAAGTTCTCCGACGGCTCGGCCCGCTTCTACGGGTTTCAGTCGGACAGCAGGCAGGAAAACGAAACCAACTACGCCGACAAGGAATACGGGATCACCGCCGGCGTCGGCTACGACATCGCCAGGAATTTCCAGATTTTATTCGGCGAGCGTTTTCGCAGGGTCTCCATAAAGGAGGGGGCAGTCGAAAAGGTTCCCTCCATCCACGACCTCTTCACCGAGGGCCAGGTGCCGGGAATCACCGGTTTCACCACCCACGCCCAGAAACTCTCCCTCATCTTCAACACCCTCGACTCCCGCGACATGCCCACCAGGGGACTCTTCGCCAAGGCAACGTTTGAGACGAGCAGTGAACTGCTGGGGAGCGACGTGGACTACAATCACTACGAGGTGGAGCTCAAGGGGTACTTGCCCCTGAACGAAGCGCGCTACATTTCCGTGGCGAGGTTTGCCTACAACCAGACCCTCGGCAACAAAGTGCCGTTTCTGGAGCGGAGCATCCTGGGCGGCGAGACGACCCTGCGGGGATACGGCCGCAACCGTTTCATCGACTCCAGTTACCTCCTCTGCAACCTGGAGGAGAGGATCAGGCTCTTCCGCTGGAGTGTCTTCGACGTGACCACCGACTGGGAGGTGGCCCCCTTCATCGACCTGGGAGCCGTGATGGAATCCCTGGACCAGGCCAGGAAGAGCAGCTTCGAATTCAACCCCGGCATCGGCTTCCGGGCCGTGGTCCGCCCCAACATCGTCGGCCGGGTCGATATCGGCGTCGGCAGCGAAGGGCCCGCTGTCTTCGTGGGGCTGGGGTATCCGTTCTAG
- a CDS encoding helix-turn-helix transcriptional regulator encodes MENPAGKNERGASPIVAIDGTAIKKIREAKKLTQLYVASVVGVTTDTISRWENNRYPTIKRDNAEKVATALEVPLGEILRQEPEAPEPEPEAAPITPPRRQRLAPLVLAVGLATLLAALVFGVVLSRRGAAELTAIRELPPFGAAGQLVPVQVKVDRRDGEQGGFIVKERIPAGWRFAASNPPVAGEVGAREVKWLIPPGGSGPVVISYTLMAPRALPLGSRADLSGEIVLSHGSSTRRGTIAGPARLTVNGRHWADTNGDGRIDDNEIMPAYYLCEEMKGLGLDWKTIETIWSSAGYRWNDTLKVFEVVK; translated from the coding sequence ATGGAGAATCCAGCCGGGAAAAACGAACGGGGTGCCTCCCCCATTGTCGCCATCGACGGGACGGCCATAAAGAAGATACGTGAAGCCAAGAAGTTGACGCAGCTCTATGTGGCGAGCGTGGTTGGGGTCACCACCGATACGATCTCGCGGTGGGAGAACAACCGCTACCCCACCATCAAGCGCGACAACGCCGAAAAGGTGGCGACCGCCCTGGAGGTTCCCCTCGGTGAGATTCTCAGGCAGGAGCCGGAGGCCCCCGAACCGGAGCCGGAAGCCGCTCCCATCACCCCCCCCCGCCGTCAGCGCTTGGCTCCCCTTGTCCTGGCCGTGGGGCTCGCTACCCTCCTGGCGGCGCTGGTTTTCGGAGTCGTCCTCTCGCGCCGGGGAGCGGCCGAACTGACGGCAATCAGAGAGCTTCCTCCCTTTGGCGCGGCGGGCCAGCTCGTGCCGGTTCAGGTTAAAGTGGACCGGCGGGATGGTGAGCAGGGCGGTTTTATCGTAAAGGAGCGGATTCCGGCCGGCTGGCGTTTTGCCGCTTCCAATCCCCCCGTGGCGGGTGAGGTGGGGGCGCGGGAAGTGAAATGGCTCATCCCCCCAGGCGGCAGCGGGCCGGTTGTCATTTCCTATACCCTTATGGCCCCCCGGGCGCTCCCCCTGGGGAGCCGGGCCGACCTGAGCGGCGAGATCGTCCTGAGCCACGGCAGCTCTACCCGTCGGGGGACCATCGCCGGTCCGGCAAGGCTCACCGTAAATGGCCGTCACTGGGCCGATACCAATGGCGACGGCAGGATCGACGACAATGAGATCATGCCCGCCTACTACCTGTGCGAGGAGATGAAGGGGCTCGGCCTCGACTGGAAGACCATCGAAACCATCTGGAGCAGTGCCGGATACCGCTGGAACGACACCCTTAAAGTCTTTGAGGTGGTGAAGTGA
- a CDS encoding cytochrome c7, whose amino-acid sequence MKRLIAAAALTIFAAGAAMAADTMSFEAKNGNVSFDHKKHQQVAGSCKACHEKGPGKIEGFGKDWAHKTCKGCHEEKKAGPTKCGECHKK is encoded by the coding sequence ATGAAAAGACTGATTGCAGCAGCGGCCCTCACCATCTTTGCCGCCGGGGCGGCCATGGCAGCCGACACCATGAGCTTCGAGGCCAAGAACGGCAACGTCAGCTTCGACCACAAGAAGCACCAGCAGGTGGCTGGAAGCTGTAAGGCGTGCCACGAGAAGGGACCCGGCAAGATCGAAGGGTTCGGCAAGGACTGGGCCCACAAAACCTGCAAGGGTTGCCACGAAGAGAAGAAAGCCGGCCCCACCAAGTGCGGCGAGTGCCACAAGAAGTAA
- a CDS encoding ferredoxin: MARRPWVDQEACISCGLCSSVCPEVFRFAENGKSEVYDPAGAPEKKIQEAIDGCPVQCISWKD; the protein is encoded by the coding sequence ATGGCACGAAGACCGTGGGTTGATCAGGAAGCATGCATAAGCTGCGGGCTCTGCTCGTCGGTCTGCCCCGAGGTGTTCCGATTCGCGGAGAATGGCAAATCGGAAGTCTACGACCCCGCGGGCGCTCCGGAGAAAAAAATCCAGGAAGCCATCGACGGCTGCCCGGTGCAATGCATCAGCTGGAAGGATTAG
- a CDS encoding helicase C-terminal domain-containing protein: MKRYFSDQAILDMRAAIAETGGNEVFFLGRTDENRIVVEVEPLARGNRDAVAAIMIATSFGDVVIHNHPSGNLTPSQADIEIASLLGNQGVGFSIVDNTVENCYQAVAPFARRETERLSFPEIERIFAPAGVLAENLQGYEHREEQLRMAFAVTEAFNDDRVAVIEAGTGTGKSLAYLVPAVLWAIRNKERIVVSTNTINLQEQLIKKDIPFLQRHAGVQFRAVLVKGRSNYLCLRKLAAVKGEPSLFADDPAAGELEAVIAWSEKTVEGCRSDLSFIPKPETWEEVACEADQCGRIKCPSYSRCFFYGARRQAASADVLVVNHALLMADVALRQETGYRSTAILPPFERLVVDEGHHLEDVATGHLSAQVSRQGILKLLGRLQNPRKAQRGLLPQLSAQLLREVPVELDDLYRELAERLEEKLISRTQELAAGAVRAMDAIGLALLGHLKGKGPENGEKKLRVTPALFSSKLWQETDDEARELAADVNSFVRELKEFLTGCGRLPDGVQEKLSGLLVDLRGVTGRIEAMAADLLFFIGREGEVCRWFEVKKGSKGMAVRLCASPLEVAASLKRTVFDAFRTVVVTSATLAVGETFDYLKGRTGISLLERGRVSELLLASPFDYERQAFVGIPADLPEPTARGFEEALEVALHRGLAISNGHAFVLFTSYDLLSRIHGRMAEALRRRGLSPMRQGEINRHHLLARFRKEPNAVLFGTDSFWEGVDVQGKALELVVITRLPFRVPTEPILEARADHISLRGGDPFMEYTVPQAVIKFKQGFGRLIRSREDRGAVLILDSRVLSKNYGRFFLRSLPPVRLAGGGSMEVFGEMERFFSPAPP, translated from the coding sequence ATGAAGCGATACTTTTCAGACCAGGCAATCCTCGACATGCGGGCCGCCATCGCCGAGACGGGGGGAAACGAGGTCTTCTTCCTGGGGCGAACCGACGAAAACCGGATTGTCGTGGAAGTCGAACCCCTGGCCCGGGGGAACCGGGACGCGGTGGCAGCCATCATGATCGCCACCAGCTTCGGCGACGTGGTGATCCACAACCACCCCTCGGGGAACCTCACCCCCTCCCAGGCCGACATCGAAATCGCCTCCCTCCTGGGGAACCAGGGGGTCGGCTTCTCCATCGTGGACAACACCGTGGAGAACTGCTACCAGGCCGTGGCCCCCTTTGCCCGGCGGGAGACGGAGCGGCTCTCCTTCCCGGAGATCGAGCGGATCTTCGCGCCGGCCGGGGTCCTGGCAGAGAACCTTCAGGGCTACGAACACCGGGAGGAGCAGCTCCGCATGGCCTTTGCCGTCACCGAGGCGTTCAACGACGACCGGGTAGCGGTCATCGAGGCCGGTACCGGCACCGGGAAGTCCCTCGCCTACCTGGTGCCGGCGGTGCTCTGGGCCATCCGCAACAAGGAGCGGATCGTCGTCTCCACCAACACCATAAACCTCCAGGAACAGCTCATAAAAAAAGATATTCCCTTCCTCCAGCGCCACGCTGGGGTCCAGTTCCGGGCGGTCCTCGTCAAGGGGCGCTCCAACTACCTCTGTCTGAGAAAGCTGGCCGCCGTGAAGGGCGAGCCCTCCCTCTTCGCCGATGACCCGGCGGCCGGTGAACTGGAGGCGGTCATCGCCTGGAGCGAAAAGACCGTGGAGGGATGCCGCAGCGACCTCTCCTTCATCCCCAAGCCCGAGACCTGGGAGGAGGTGGCCTGCGAGGCGGACCAGTGCGGCCGGATCAAGTGTCCCTCCTACTCCCGCTGCTTCTTCTACGGCGCCCGGCGCCAGGCGGCCAGCGCCGACGTCCTTGTGGTGAACCACGCGCTCCTCATGGCCGACGTGGCCCTGCGTCAGGAGACCGGCTACCGCTCCACCGCCATCCTTCCCCCCTTCGAGCGGCTCGTCGTGGACGAAGGACACCACCTGGAGGACGTGGCCACGGGTCACCTCTCCGCCCAGGTCTCCCGACAGGGGATTTTAAAGCTCCTGGGGCGGCTCCAGAACCCGCGCAAGGCCCAGCGGGGACTCCTTCCCCAGCTGTCGGCCCAGCTCTTGCGGGAGGTGCCGGTGGAACTGGACGACCTCTACCGGGAGCTGGCCGAGCGGCTGGAGGAAAAGCTCATCTCCCGCACCCAGGAACTGGCTGCGGGCGCAGTCCGGGCCATGGACGCCATCGGCCTCGCCCTCCTGGGCCACCTGAAGGGGAAAGGGCCGGAGAACGGGGAAAAGAAGCTCCGGGTCACCCCGGCGCTCTTCTCTTCGAAGCTTTGGCAGGAGACCGACGATGAGGCCCGTGAACTGGCGGCAGACGTAAACAGTTTCGTGCGGGAGCTGAAGGAATTTCTCACGGGGTGCGGACGGCTTCCCGACGGGGTACAGGAGAAGCTTTCGGGGCTCCTGGTAGACCTTCGGGGGGTGACGGGACGGATTGAAGCCATGGCCGCCGATCTCCTCTTCTTCATCGGCCGGGAGGGAGAGGTCTGCCGCTGGTTCGAGGTGAAAAAGGGGAGCAAGGGGATGGCAGTGCGGCTCTGCGCCTCCCCCCTGGAGGTGGCCGCCTCCCTGAAGCGGACAGTTTTCGACGCCTTCCGGACCGTTGTGGTCACCTCGGCCACCCTGGCGGTGGGGGAGACCTTCGACTACCTGAAGGGGCGGACCGGCATCTCTCTCCTGGAACGGGGGCGGGTGTCGGAGCTTTTGCTCGCCTCCCCCTTCGACTACGAGCGCCAGGCCTTCGTCGGCATCCCCGCGGACCTTCCCGAACCCACGGCGCGGGGATTCGAGGAAGCCCTGGAGGTGGCCCTCCACCGGGGGCTCGCCATCTCCAACGGCCATGCCTTCGTCCTCTTCACCTCCTACGACCTTCTCTCACGGATCCATGGCCGGATGGCGGAGGCGCTCCGGCGCCGGGGGCTCTCCCCCATGCGCCAGGGAGAGATCAACCGGCACCACCTCCTGGCCCGGTTCCGGAAGGAGCCCAACGCAGTCCTCTTCGGCACCGACTCCTTCTGGGAGGGGGTTGACGTGCAGGGGAAGGCCCTGGAGCTGGTGGTCATCACGCGGCTCCCCTTCCGGGTGCCGACGGAGCCGATCCTGGAGGCAAGGGCCGACCACATCTCTCTCCGGGGGGGCGACCCCTTCATGGAATACACGGTCCCCCAGGCGGTCATAAAGTTCAAACAGGGATTCGGGAGGCTGATCCGGAGCCGCGAGGACCGGGGGGCGGTCCTCATCCTCGACAGCCGGGTGCTTTCGAAAAACTACGGCAGGTTCTTCCTCCGGTCACTGCCGCCGGTACGGCTTGCCGGCGGCGGCAGCATGGAGGTATTCGGGGAGATGGAGCGTTTCTTCAGTCCTGCGCCTCCATGA
- the rd gene encoding rubredoxin: MEWICTICQYHYDPAAGDPENGIEPGTQFEDLPDDWVCPICGAGKDMFEPA; the protein is encoded by the coding sequence ATGGAATGGATTTGCACTATCTGCCAGTACCACTATGATCCGGCAGCCGGAGACCCAGAGAACGGGATTGAACCGGGAACGCAATTCGAAGATCTTCCCGACGACTGGGTCTGCCCCATATGCGGAGCAGGCAAAGATATGTTCGAACCCGCTTGA
- a CDS encoding cytochrome c3 family protein yields the protein MQWRDCAAAAAALLIAGAGVAGAIETITYPNRIGQVNFPHKLHQEALGQCRGCHEKGPGKIDGFDKVLAHGKGCKGCHETMKRGPTLCKGCHKGG from the coding sequence ATGCAGTGGAGAGACTGTGCGGCAGCAGCGGCAGCGTTACTGATCGCCGGCGCCGGGGTGGCCGGTGCCATCGAGACCATCACCTATCCGAACCGGATCGGCCAGGTGAACTTCCCCCACAAGTTGCACCAGGAGGCCCTGGGCCAGTGCCGGGGATGCCATGAAAAAGGACCCGGGAAGATCGACGGATTCGACAAGGTGCTGGCCCATGGCAAGGGGTGCAAGGGTTGTCACGAAACCATGAAAAGGGGACCAACCCTCTGCAAGGGATGCCACAAGGGGGGCTAA
- a CDS encoding TIGR01212 family radical SAM protein (This family includes YhcC from E. coli K-12, an uncharacterized radical SAM protein.), whose protein sequence is MTHRRYASFGNELRRVFGCRVQRISVDAGFTCPNRDGYVGTGGCIFCGGKGSGSFGIRPELSVTRQLEHGKEFLSRRYGAAKFLAYFQAYSNTYAPVGQLRELYNEALAVPDVVGLIVGTRPDCLPDDVLDLLAGYASRTYFWLELGLQSPLDRTLNLLNRGHDFAVFADAVARSRERGIRVCAHVILGLPGESREEMLATAGILNDLGVEGVKIHQLHVMKGTALEGMHRRGEVRCLERSDYVELVCDFLERLDPRIVIHRLVGDAPADHLVAPLWSLGKGEVLAAIDAELARRGTGQGSAFGSREKG, encoded by the coding sequence GTGACCCACCGGCGCTATGCCTCTTTCGGTAACGAACTGCGCCGCGTCTTCGGCTGCCGGGTCCAGCGAATATCGGTGGATGCCGGCTTCACCTGCCCCAACCGGGACGGCTATGTCGGCACCGGCGGCTGCATCTTCTGCGGCGGCAAGGGGTCGGGCTCCTTCGGCATCAGACCTGAACTTTCCGTAACCCGGCAACTCGAACACGGGAAGGAATTCCTCTCCCGCCGCTACGGCGCCGCCAAATTTCTCGCCTATTTCCAGGCCTACTCCAACACCTACGCACCCGTGGGGCAGTTGCGGGAACTCTACAACGAGGCCCTGGCCGTACCCGACGTGGTCGGCCTCATCGTCGGCACCCGCCCCGACTGCCTTCCTGACGATGTGCTCGATCTCCTGGCGGGCTATGCCAGCCGCACCTACTTCTGGCTGGAGCTGGGGCTCCAATCCCCCCTGGATCGGACCCTCAATCTCCTCAACCGCGGCCACGACTTCGCCGTCTTCGCCGACGCCGTGGCCCGGAGCCGCGAGCGGGGTATCCGGGTCTGCGCCCACGTCATCCTGGGGCTGCCGGGGGAGTCGCGGGAGGAGATGCTGGCAACGGCCGGTATCCTGAATGATCTCGGAGTCGAGGGGGTGAAGATCCACCAGCTCCACGTTATGAAGGGGACTGCTCTGGAGGGGATGCATCGGCGGGGTGAGGTGCGGTGTCTGGAGCGAAGCGACTACGTGGAGCTCGTTTGCGATTTCCTGGAGCGTCTCGATCCCCGCATCGTCATCCACCGCCTCGTGGGTGACGCCCCCGCCGACCACCTGGTGGCGCCGCTCTGGTCCCTGGGCAAAGGGGAAGTGCTTGCTGCGATCGATGCCGAGCTGGCGCGGCGGGGGACGGGGCAAGGGTCTGCTTTCGGGAGCCGGGAAAAGGGCTAG
- a CDS encoding EscU/YscU/HrcU family type III secretion system export apparatus switch protein — MEHSEREKKAVALSYKEGQYAPQVVAKGHGVTAEAIIACAREAGVFVHESPALVSQLMQVDIDHYIPPELYRAVAELLAWLYWIENEEGRDGKP, encoded by the coding sequence ATGGAACACAGTGAGCGGGAAAAAAAGGCGGTAGCCCTTTCTTACAAGGAAGGGCAATATGCGCCGCAGGTGGTGGCGAAGGGGCACGGGGTGACTGCCGAAGCGATAATCGCCTGCGCCCGGGAAGCGGGGGTCTTCGTCCACGAATCCCCGGCCCTCGTGAGCCAGCTCATGCAGGTGGACATCGACCACTACATACCTCCCGAACTGTACCGGGCGGTGGCGGAACTGCTGGCCTGGCTCTACTGGATCGAGAATGAGGAAGGGCGCGACGGGAAACCGTAA
- the pckA gene encoding phosphoenolpyruvate carboxykinase (ATP), whose product MRLNDITRGIGLEGEGITNANLIYWTPPTAVLYEQIVKLGEGLVTHLGAVAVKTGHYTGRAANEKFIVEEPTSREHIAWGKVNRPFDPARFDALFERMKAYLHGKDIFVQECFAGCSPVHRLPVRVITERAWHSLFARNMFVRATPDELAGFAPGFTVIDLPSFHAIPSVDGTNTETFIIVNFEKKLVIIGGTSYAGEIKKSIFTILNYLLPHNKNILSMHCSANMGEKEDVAVFFGLSGTGKTTLSADPRRRLIGDDEHGWDDSGVFNFEGGCYAKIINLSPEAEPEIYQTTRRFGTILENVAIDTLSRRIDLNDDSFTENTRASYPITHIPNIVKSGMGGHPANIIMLTCDAFGVIPPIARLTPDQAMYHFLSGYTAKVAGTEAGITEPQATFSTCFGAPFMALHPSVYAKLLGEKIARHGVNCWLVNTGWSGGAYGTGSRMKIAYSRALVNAALDGTLNAGTFAKEPFFGLEIPAACPGVPAEVLDPRNTWADKAKYDETAAMLAGRFRKNFEQYRPYVSAEVAAVM is encoded by the coding sequence GTGAGACTCAATGACATAACGAGAGGGATCGGCCTTGAAGGGGAAGGAATCACCAACGCGAACCTGATTTACTGGACTCCGCCGACGGCAGTGCTTTACGAGCAGATTGTGAAGCTGGGCGAGGGGCTCGTAACCCATCTCGGTGCCGTGGCGGTGAAAACCGGCCATTACACCGGCCGCGCCGCCAACGAGAAGTTCATTGTCGAGGAGCCCACAAGCCGCGAACACATCGCCTGGGGAAAGGTCAACCGCCCCTTTGACCCTGCCAGGTTCGATGCTTTGTTCGAACGGATGAAGGCCTACCTCCACGGCAAGGATATTTTCGTGCAGGAGTGCTTTGCCGGCTGCAGCCCGGTCCACCGCCTTCCGGTCCGGGTCATCACCGAGCGGGCCTGGCACTCGCTCTTCGCCCGCAACATGTTCGTCAGGGCAACCCCGGATGAACTGGCCGGATTTGCCCCCGGCTTCACCGTGATCGATCTCCCCAGTTTCCACGCCATCCCTTCAGTGGACGGCACCAACACCGAGACTTTCATCATCGTCAACTTCGAGAAAAAACTCGTAATTATCGGCGGCACAAGCTATGCCGGAGAAATCAAAAAGTCCATCTTCACTATCCTCAACTACCTTCTGCCCCACAACAAGAACATCCTTTCCATGCACTGCTCCGCCAACATGGGGGAAAAGGAAGATGTAGCCGTCTTTTTCGGCCTCTCCGGCACCGGCAAGACCACCCTTTCGGCAGACCCCCGGCGCCGTCTCATCGGCGATGACGAGCATGGCTGGGACGACAGCGGCGTCTTCAACTTCGAGGGGGGGTGTTATGCCAAGATCATCAACCTCTCCCCCGAGGCCGAGCCGGAGATCTACCAGACCACGCGGCGCTTCGGCACCATCCTCGAGAACGTCGCCATCGACACCTTGAGCCGCCGCATCGATCTGAACGATGATTCGTTTACCGAGAACACCCGGGCCTCCTACCCGATTACCCACATTCCGAACATCGTAAAGTCGGGGATGGGGGGACATCCGGCCAATATCATCATGCTCACCTGCGATGCCTTCGGGGTCATTCCCCCCATTGCCCGGCTCACCCCCGACCAGGCCATGTACCACTTCCTTTCCGGCTATACGGCCAAGGTGGCGGGCACCGAGGCAGGTATCACCGAGCCCCAGGCAACCTTCTCCACCTGTTTCGGCGCCCCGTTCATGGCACTCCATCCGTCGGTGTACGCAAAACTGCTGGGGGAGAAAATAGCCCGCCACGGAGTCAACTGCTGGCTGGTGAATACCGGTTGGAGCGGCGGCGCCTATGGCACCGGATCGCGGATGAAGATCGCCTACTCCCGCGCATTGGTCAACGCTGCCCTTGACGGTACTCTCAATGCCGGAACCTTTGCGAAGGAGCCGTTCTTCGGGCTAGAGATTCCGGCGGCCTGTCCCGGTGTCCCCGCGGAGGTGCTCGATCCCAGGAATACCTGGGCCGACAAGGCTAAATACGACGAAACCGCGGCCATGCTTGCGGGGCGCTTCCGGAAGAACTTCGAGCAGTATCGCCCTTATGTTTCGGCAGAGGTGGCGGCGGTCATGTAG